Below is a window of Defluviimonas sp. SAOS-178_SWC DNA.
TAGTCCTCGGACTTGATGAAATACGGCAGGACGTCGTCCCAGCCCCAACCCGTGTTCCCCATTTGCCGCCAACCGTCGTAGTCGGCGGCCTGGCCGCGCAGGTAGAGCATTCCGTTGATCGAGGAGCATCCGCCAAGAACCCGCCCCCGTGGATAAATCAGCGACCGGCCACCAAGACCGTCGCAGGGGGCGGTCGAGAACCCCCAGTCTGTGCGCGGATTGCCGATGCAGTAAAGATAGCCCACAGGGATGTGGATCCAGTGGTAATTGTCGTCGCCGCCCGCTTCGAGCAGCAGGACACGTACTTTTGGGTCTTCGCTGAGCCGGTTGGCCAGGACACAGCCTGCGGAACCAGCGCCCACTATGACGTAGTCGAATTTCCCAAAATCCTGCATAAGGTGCCCTCCGCAGCGCCAGAAGTTTCGCGCCGCCGACAGGATGACCGGGAGCGAGCGCAAGAGAAGTCACGATATTGCACATTCATTGTCGAATTTCGTGCGCGACGACCTGACGGTCAGCTGAAATTATCTCAAAGAGGTGTTCTCACCGTTCGACCGGGGCGATGTTTGAGCTGACCCGCGTTGGTCGGGACGGTCATGCGCTCGCCCTGCTTTGGTCGATCTGCCGAACAAATCGGGCTTGGGCGAAAACCATCCCCCAGAACTCGGCATGCGGGGTTTTCGCGACCGAAGTCGACGAAAGCAGACCAATCCCTGTTCCGCCTGATCGCCACCGTAAGCGTCCATTTCTGACACTTCGCGGCGTCAGTTCGAACTGGGCTGCCAGTTCCAGGGCAAGAGATCATCGACACGGCTGATCGGATGGCCGTCGGTCATGCGCTGCAGGACATCGGTGATCCAGGCCTGCGGTTCGACATTGTTGAGTTTGGCGGTGGTGATCAGCGTGGTGATTGTGGCCCATCTGTCGGCACCGCCGTCGGAGCCGGCAAAGAGAGCATTCTTGCGGCCGAGCGTGACGGGGCGGATGGCACGCTCGACCGTATTGGTGTCAAGGTCGATCCGACCATCGTCGAGGAAGCGGCAGAGCGACGGCCAGCGGGCGAGCGCATAGCGGATGGCCTCTGCAAGACCACTGCGCTGTGGCAGGCGTGGCAGCTGCAGTTCCAGCCAGGGCTTCAGATCATCAACGATCGGGCGCGCACGGTGGTCACGCACGGCCTGCCGGCCCGCGGCGGATCCGCCCCTGATCTCCGCCTCGATCGCATAGAGCGCCGCGATCCGGCGCAGGACCTCCTGCGCAATGGGCGATCCGGTGGCCTGATGCACCTCCCAGAACTTCCGCCGCGCATGCGCCCAGCAGGCAGCCAGCACGATGTCGCGCCGTGCGGCCAGCGGTTCGAAGCCGGGATAGCCGTCGACTTGGAGAATGCCGCTGAAGTGCTCCAGATGCGCCGCCGGCCGCTCGGCCCGCCGATCCGGACTGTAACGATAGAGAACCGCTGGCGGATCGTTCCCGCCCCAGGGGCGGTCGTCCCTTGCATAGACCCAGAGCCGCCCGGTGCGGGTGCGGCCGCGCCCGGGGTCGAGTACCGGCAGCACGGTATCATCGGCAAAGACCCGTTCCGCCGCCATCACGTGATCGGCGATCCGATCCCGGATCGGGGCAAGCCACCAGGCGGCGCCCGCCACCCAGTTCGCCAGCGTCGAGCGGTTCAGCGTGACCCCCTGGCGGGCGAAGATCTGGCTCTGCCGGTAGAGCGGCAGGTGATCACAGTATTTGCCGATCAGGACATGTGACAGGAGTGCCGGTGTTGCCAGTCCCTTCGCGATCGGCCGCTCCGGCGCCGGGGCCTGATGGATCGTCCCGCAGGTCCGGCAACCGTATTTGGGCCGGCGGATCCGCACGACCCGCAACTGCGCCGGCACATGGTCCAGCATTTCGCTGACCGTCTCGCCGATCAGGTGCAGGGCCCCGCCGCAGCAGGGACAGACCTCCGCATCCACATCGGCGACACGGTCTTCACGCGGCAGATGGTCCGACAGGCTGAGACGTTGATCCTTGCCACGTGCAGCTGTGCCCGGACGGCGTTCATTGCGATCCGCGGCCTCTTCCAGCTCCACCAGATCGGCGGCCACGTCCTCGAGCCCGAGTTGCAGCTGATCGGGATCGAGGCGCTCCGATCGGCGGCCGAACTGCATCCGCTGCAGCGTCTTCAGAATGCCTCTCAGCCGCGCGATCTCGGCCTCCGCCTCGGCCCGCGCGCTGTCCCGCTCGCGCACCAGATCGCCGATCAGCGCGTGCAGCGCTTCCACGTCGTCCGGCAGGCTGGCAAGGTCGATGGACATGGTCGATTGTACCATGCCGCAGGCTCATCCCGCGCCGCTATCACCGCCCTGAGTCAATGCGCCGCAGGTCTTTCAGCCCGCCGCCGCCGGTCGCCAGCGCTGGTCCGGCGCCCGCCAGTCGATCCCTTCCAGAAGATGCGAGAGCTGCTCTGATGTCAGAGAAAGCGTCCGTCCCGGCTCGATATTGGCCGGCCAGACGAAGACACCATGCTCCAGCCTCTTGGTGAACAGACACAGGCCGGTGCCGTCCCAGAACACGATCTTGATGAGACTGGCATTGCGCCCCCGGAACACGAAGAGATGCCCGGTGAACGGATCCTGATGCAGCACTTCCTGAACGAGCACGGCCAGACCGTCCATCCCCTTCCGCATATCGGTGTAGCCAAACGCCAGGTGCACTTTGACGCCGGCAGGCAGCAAGGTCATGGCGCCATCTCCCCATCGGCGATCTCGACATCCACGAACCGCACCGCCTCTTCCTGCCGCCAGCGGCAAAGCACGCGCCGGGCGATGCCGTAGCGGCGCGCCACTTCGGAGACGCTGGCACCGGGTCGGGCCGCTTCGGCCAGGATGCGAGCGCGCTGCACATCGCTGAAACGCCGGCGGTGACCGTCACGCAGAGGCGGCACGGCCGGCACCTCGGGCACCTCCGAACTGGGATAAGTCATGTGACCTGCGGTGTGACCAAGAGTGTGACTCTGGTTGTGACCTAGGGTGTGACTTGCGCCGCCGCGCCGCCAGAGCAACTTGCGCACCGGCACCTCAGGTTCGGCCATGAACTTCGCCCGCCAGTTCCCGAACGCCTTCAGCGACAGGCACTGCACCTCGCAATATTCCCGCTGATTCAGGTCACCGCGCTTCCAGGCCTCGTGATGCGCCCGCCAGAACGCTTCGCCATACCGCGCCCGGCGGCACCCGTCCTCCGACATCTCGATCTCCTCTCGCTTCAACACCGTGAAGCCAAGAAAATCGGAAATCTGCCAACAACGACAAGTGTGTGGCGAATGGACGCTTACTCGCCACCCTATTCCGCTCGTAAGCGTCCATTTCTGACACTTCGCGGCGTCAGTTCGAACTGGGCTGCCAGTTCCAGGGCAAGAGATCATCGACACGGCTGATCGGATGGCCGTCGGTCATGCGCTGCAGGACATCGGTGATCCAGGCCTGCGGTTCGACATTGTTGAGTTTGGCGGTGGTGATCAGCGTGGTGATTGTGGCCCATCTGTCGGCACCGCCGTCGGAGCCGGCAAAGAGAGCATTCTTGCGGCCGAGCGTGACGGGGCGGATGGCACGCTCGACCGTATTGGTGTCAAGGTCGATCCGACCATCGTCGAGGAAGCGGCAGAGCGACGGCCAGCGGGCGAGCGCATAGCGGATGGCCTCTGCAAGACCACTGCGCTGTGGCAGGCGTGGCAGCTGCAGTTCCAGCCAGGGCTTCAGATCATCAACGATCGGGCGCGCACGGTGGTCACGCACGGCCTGCCGGCCCGCGGCGGATCCGCCCCTGATCTCCGCCTCGATCGCATAGAGCGCCGCGATCCGGCGCAGGACCTCCTGCGCAATGGGCGATCCGGTGGCCTGATGCACCTCCCAGAACTTCCGCCGCGCATGCGCCCAGCAGGCAGCCAGCACGATGTCGCGCCGTGCGGCCAGCGGTTCGAAGCCGGGATAGCCGTCGACTTGGAGAATGCCGCTGAAGTGCTCCAGATGCGCCGCCGGCCGCTCGGCCCGCCGATCCGGACTGTAACGATAGAGAACCGCTGGCGGATCGTTCCCGCCCCAGGGGCGGTCGTCCCTTGCATAGACCCAGAGCCGCCCGGTGCGGGTGCGGCCGCGCCCGGGGTCGAGTACCGGCAGCACGGTATCATCGGCAAAGACCCGTTCCGCCGCCATCACGTGATCGGCGATCCGATCCCGGATCGGGGCAAGCCACCAGGCGGCGCCCGCCACCCAGTTCGCCAGCGTCGAGCGGTTCAGCGTGACCCCCTGGCGGGCGAAGATCTGGCTCTGCCGGTAGAGCGGCAGGTGATCACAGTATTTGCCGATCAGGACATGTGACAGGAGTGCCGGTGTTGCCAGTCCCTTCGCGATCGGCCGCTCCGGCGCCGGGGCCTGATGGATCGTCCCGCAGGTCCGGCAACCGTATTTGGGCCGGCGGATCCGCACGACCCGCAACTGCGCCGGCACATGGTCCAGCATTTCGCTGACCGTCTCGCCGATCAGGTGCAGGGCCCCGCCGCAGCAGGGACAGACCTCCGCATCCACATCGGCGACACGGTCTTCACGCGGCAGATGGTCCGACAGGCTGAGACGTTGATCCTTGCCACGTGCAGCTGTGCCCGGACGGCGTTCATTGCGATCCGCGGCCTCTTCCAGCTCCACCAGATCGGCGGCCACGTCCTCGAGCCCGAGTTGCAGCTGATCGGGATCGAGGCGCTCCGATCGGCGGCCGAACTGCATCCGCTGCAGCGTCTTCAGAATGCCTCTCAGCCGCGCGATCTCGGCCTCCGCCTCGGCCCGCGCGCTGTCCCGCTCGCGCACCAGATCGCCGATCAGCGCGTGCAGCGCTTCCACGTCGTCCGGCAGGCTGGCAAGGTCGATGGACATGGTCGATTGTACCATGCCGCAGGCTCATCCCGCGCCGCTATCACCGCCCTGAGTCAATGCGCCGCAGGTCTTTCAGCCCGCCGCCGCCGGTCGCCAGCGCTGGTCCGGCGCCCGCCAGTCGATCCCTTCCAGAAGATGCGAGAGCTGCTCTGATGTCAGAGAAAGCGTCCGTCCCGGCTCGATATTGGCCGGCCAGACGAAGACACCATGCTCCAGCCTCTTGGTGAACAGACACAGGCCGGTGCCGTCCCAGAACACGATCTTGATGAGACTGGCATTGCGCCCCCGGAACACGAAGAGATGCCCGGTGAACGGATCCTGATGCAGCACTTCCTGAACGAGCACGGCCAGACCGTCCATCCCCTTCCGCATATCGGTGTAGCCAAACGCCAGGTGCACTTTGACGCCGGCAGGCAGCAAGGTCATGGCGCCATCTCCCCATCGGCGATCTCGACATCCACGAACCGCACCGCCTCTTCCTGCCGCCAGCGGCAAAGCACGCGCCGGGCGATGCCGTAGCGGCGCGCCACTTCGGAGACGCTGGCACCGGGTCGGGCCGCTTCGGCCAGGATGCGAGCGCGCTGCACATCGCTGAAACGCCGGCGGTGACCGTCACGCAGAGGCGGCACGGCCGGCACCTCGGGCACCTCCGAACTGGGATAAGTCATGTGACCTGCGGTGTGACCAAGAGTGTGACTCTGGTTGTGACCTAGGGTGTGACCTAGGGTGTGACTTGCGCCGCCGCGCCGCCAGAGCAACTTGCGCACCGGCACCTCAGGTTCGGCCATGAACTTCGCCCGCCAGTTCCCGAACGCCTTCAGCGACAGGCACTGCACCTCGCAATATTCCCGCTGATTCAGGTCACCGCGCTTCCAGGCCTCGTGATGCGCCCGCCAGAACGCTTCGCCATACCGCGCCCGGCGGCACCCGTCCTCCGACATCTCGATCTCCTCTCGCTTCAACACCGTGAAGCCAAGAAAATCGGAAATCTGCCAACAACGACAAGTGTGTGGCGAATGGACGCTTACTTCCGCTCCCTACAATACCCAGTTCAGGCAATTTGAATTCCCTGTTATCCCACGCAGGGAATATTCCGATAAAGCATTGAAATGAAGCTTATATTCAAAGGAAGGATTGCTGTCACACCCCCAAACCACGCCAATTTCCCTGTAAATTCCCTGTAAACAGGGATTTCAATAGCCGAGACCGGATAGCCCAAGACTTCCAGCACTGCTAAACACCCCGCCATTTCAGAGACTGACGACCCACACCGAGCATTGTCTCGTGTTATCCGTGGTTTACGCGGGATCCTAAATTCCAGAGACTGCAGAACTGGCACACTGCGCGCGCAAATTAGCCGCGCGTCTCTCTTCGCGGATTTCGCATTTCCAGTTTGGAAGACGAAGTCTTTCAGGCCCTGTGGAAGAGCAGGTCCTGAGCTGACCATGCGACCGGGATCTCGTTCTTCAGACACCAGTCCGTCGTCAAGAATGAGGGCTGCCGACCTTCGATCAACTGCCGCACAGTGGTCGGCGAGAGGAAGGCAAACTCGAGAACCTGCTGCACCCGCTTGACCGAGAGCCCATAGGCTTCGGCGATCTCCTGGAAGCCCCGGCCGCCCGTGACTTCGCCAAGAAACGCCTGCGCTCTTGCGATGTTGGCGATCAGCGTTTCGTCGCGAGGCAAGGACTGCCCCTGCAACAGCAGCCGCGTTTCAACCCCACGCCGGCGGATCGTGAATGGCGCATTGCCGTGGAGATCTTCTTCGTTCACGCAATCCCTCGCGACGCCGAGCCCTTCGGCAACCGAAGCCCGCGCTAGCGTAATGGCAAGTGCACCAGTTTCCAAGACGACCCGGTCAAGCATCGTCAGCATGTCGAGGTCCTCATCCACCAGTTTGGTGGCAACATCAGCGATCATCTTGGCGTCTGCCGACCAGAGCAGGCTCCGCATTGCCGCAACGCGCAGATGCCTGCGCACCGCCTCGCCGACACGCACTTCAAGATCGCGTGCCGGAAGACGCCAGCCGCTGGTTCGGTCTGACGGAACAGGAGCGGTCTTCAGCTGCTGAGAGATGTAGTAGTCATAGCGGCGTCCTCGCTTCTGCGTGTGGACCGGCGTCAGCCGTTTTCCCTCCGCATCGAAGAGCTTGCCGGTGAGGGCCGCGCTCGGGCGACCGGATATCTTCTGGCCGCGGGGAATCCCCGACTGCGCCTGCATCAGCCCTTGCACCCGATCCCATTGCTCCTTCCCGATGAGCGCCGGGTGCTGGCCCTGATGGATCACCCCCTTGTGCCCAATCTTTCCGATGTAGAGCGGGGTGGCGAGGATCTTGTGGATATGCCCCCGAGACATCTCTTGGCCGCCCTGGTCACGGCCCGACTGTGTCACGTAGCGCTTCGACCTGAGCCCAAGCTGCTTCGCCTCCTTCTCGACGAGATGAAGGGCGCGATGGGTCTCGTAGAGCGTGAAAAGCGTTCGGACTGTCTCAGCCTCGGCTGCGTTGATGGTCAGGGTCCGGCCCGCCGCATCGTAGCCGAGAGGCACATAGTCGCCCATCCAGAGCCCCTTTTTCTTCGAGGCCGCGATCTTGTCGCGGATCCGTTCGGCGGTCACCTCGCGTTCGAACTGTGCGAATGACAGCAGCACATTCAGCGTCAGCCGCCCCATGCTGGTCGCGGTATTGAAAGATTGGGTCACCGAGACGAAGGAGGCCTTCGCCGCGTCGAGCCGATCGACGAGCCAGGCGAAGTCCGCGAGCGGGCGTGTCAGCCGGTCGATCTTGTAGACCACGATCTGGTCCACCCTGCCCTCGTCCAAATCACGCATCATGCGCTGCAGAGCCGGCCGGTCGAGATGGCTACCGGAGATGCCGCCATCATCGTAGCGCTCCCGAACCAGTTCCCAATCCTCATGGCGCTGACTGGCGATATAGGCCCCGCAGGCCTCGCGCTGCGCATCGAGCGAGTTGAACTCCTGCTCCAGCCCCTCGTCCGAAGATTTGCGGGTATAGATTGCGCAGCGGATGCGGACCAACTCACCCTACCCGCCTGGGCCGGAGCCCGAAGAAGCGCGGCCCGCTCCAGTGAGCGCCGG
It encodes the following:
- the tnpA gene encoding IS66 family insertion sequence element accessory protein TnpA → MSEDGCRRARYGEAFWRAHHEAWKRGDLNQREYCEVQCLSLKAFGNWRAKFMAEPEVPVRKLLWRRGGASHTLGHNQSHTLGHTAGHMTYPSSEVPEVPAVPPLRDGHRRRFSDVQRARILAEAARPGASVSEVARRYGIARRVLCRWRQEEAVRFVDVEIADGEMAP
- the tnpC gene encoding IS66 family transposase; amino-acid sequence: MSIDLASLPDDVEALHALIGDLVRERDSARAEAEAEIARLRGILKTLQRMQFGRRSERLDPDQLQLGLEDVAADLVELEEAADRNERRPGTAARGKDQRLSLSDHLPREDRVADVDAEVCPCCGGALHLIGETVSEMLDHVPAQLRVVRIRRPKYGCRTCGTIHQAPAPERPIAKGLATPALLSHVLIGKYCDHLPLYRQSQIFARQGVTLNRSTLANWVAGAAWWLAPIRDRIADHVMAAERVFADDTVLPVLDPGRGRTRTGRLWVYARDDRPWGGNDPPAVLYRYSPDRRAERPAAHLEHFSGILQVDGYPGFEPLAARRDIVLAACWAHARRKFWEVHQATGSPIAQEVLRRIAALYAIEAEIRGGSAAGRQAVRDHRARPIVDDLKPWLELQLPRLPQRSGLAEAIRYALARWPSLCRFLDDGRIDLDTNTVERAIRPVTLGRKNALFAGSDGGADRWATITTLITTAKLNNVEPQAWITDVLQRMTDGHPISRVDDLLPWNWQPSSN
- a CDS encoding recombinase family protein, whose product is MVRIRCAIYTRKSSDEGLEQEFNSLDAQREACGAYIASQRHEDWELVRERYDDGGISGSHLDRPALQRMMRDLDEGRVDQIVVYKIDRLTRPLADFAWLVDRLDAAKASFVSVTQSFNTATSMGRLTLNVLLSFAQFEREVTAERIRDKIAASKKKGLWMGDYVPLGYDAAGRTLTINAAEAETVRTLFTLYETHRALHLVEKEAKQLGLRSKRYVTQSGRDQGGQEMSRGHIHKILATPLYIGKIGHKGVIHQGQHPALIGKEQWDRVQGLMQAQSGIPRGQKISGRPSAALTGKLFDAEGKRLTPVHTQKRGRRYDYYISQQLKTAPVPSDRTSGWRLPARDLEVRVGEAVRRHLRVAAMRSLLWSADAKMIADVATKLVDEDLDMLTMLDRVVLETGALAITLARASVAEGLGVARDCVNEEDLHGNAPFTIRRRGVETRLLLQGQSLPRDETLIANIARAQAFLGEVTGGRGFQEIAEAYGLSVKRVQQVLEFAFLSPTTVRQLIEGRQPSFLTTDWCLKNEIPVAWSAQDLLFHRA
- the tnpB gene encoding IS66 family insertion sequence element accessory protein TnpB (TnpB, as the term is used for proteins encoded by IS66 family insertion elements, is considered an accessory protein, since TnpC, encoded by a neighboring gene, is a DDE family transposase.), which produces MTLLPAGVKVHLAFGYTDMRKGMDGLAVLVQEVLHQDPFTGHLFVFRGRNASLIKIVFWDGTGLCLFTKRLEHGVFVWPANIEPGRTLSLTSEQLSHLLEGIDWRAPDQRWRPAAAG
- the tnpA gene encoding IS66 family insertion sequence element accessory protein TnpA, whose amino-acid sequence is MSEDGCRRARYGEAFWRAHHEAWKRGDLNQREYCEVQCLSLKAFGNWRAKFMAEPEVPVRKLLWRRGGASHTLGHTLGHNQSHTLGHTAGHMTYPSSEVPEVPAVPPLRDGHRRRFSDVQRARILAEAARPGASVSEVARRYGIARRVLCRWRQEEAVRFVDVEIADGEMAP